A single genomic interval of Trinickia acidisoli harbors:
- a CDS encoding Fic family protein has translation MSGLSTAERRRVQRLAAAGVLTNVFKGVYVKSEGGDAEVERRIRTHWMAIGGVLMPGGVVSHVSALRGMAQENVWTVSHPTLVRRKLELPGLAFQVVEGPGPLPGDMTLGQTGLHWASQPRILLENLGHKAARRAGAHEVEDWLIKHLNASGEQFLNDIRDKAASLAERLGMQEQLETLRGMIGELLGTHEKGELKTHDGILIAKGKSVDRDRIERFGLLANYLRAAALPRVEETVPVGTARHNRAFVESYFSNYVEGTKFAIEDARDIVMHQKVMSTRPKDSHDILGVYQLAVEAPYRHSPPVSGEEFLPALQEWHALMLQARPEANPGGLKTEINYAGTTQFVNPGQVRGTFEEGSRLAMSVPEGIARAIFYLFLVAEIHPFVDGNGRVSRLVMNAELSRTGLSRIIVPTLFHPQFVDCLRKLTRENEPADYARSLAKMARWCAQFDYANLDGVIANLKKTNAMEESLTKFQLLNIDGSRILPE, from the coding sequence ATGTCCGGCCTCTCGACGGCGGAGAGACGGCGTGTCCAGCGCCTCGCTGCGGCTGGCGTGCTCACGAATGTGTTTAAGGGCGTGTATGTCAAGAGCGAAGGCGGGGATGCGGAAGTGGAGAGGCGAATTCGCACGCACTGGATGGCTATCGGCGGTGTGCTCATGCCTGGCGGTGTGGTCTCGCACGTGAGCGCCCTCCGGGGCATGGCCCAGGAAAACGTCTGGACCGTATCGCATCCGACACTCGTCCGTCGAAAGCTCGAGTTACCAGGCCTTGCGTTCCAGGTCGTCGAAGGGCCGGGGCCGTTACCCGGAGACATGACGCTGGGGCAAACCGGGCTGCACTGGGCGAGTCAGCCACGTATCCTGCTTGAGAACCTAGGTCACAAAGCGGCGCGCCGTGCGGGCGCTCACGAAGTTGAAGATTGGCTCATCAAACATCTGAATGCGTCTGGGGAGCAGTTTCTCAACGATATTCGGGACAAGGCGGCGTCGCTGGCCGAACGACTTGGCATGCAGGAGCAACTTGAGACGCTGCGCGGCATGATTGGCGAACTCCTCGGCACGCACGAAAAGGGTGAGCTGAAAACTCACGATGGCATCCTCATCGCCAAGGGCAAGTCCGTCGACCGAGACCGTATTGAGCGTTTTGGACTGCTCGCGAACTACCTGCGAGCCGCTGCTTTACCGCGTGTTGAAGAAACGGTGCCCGTCGGCACGGCGCGGCACAATCGCGCCTTCGTAGAGTCGTATTTTTCGAACTACGTCGAGGGGACAAAATTCGCCATTGAGGATGCGCGCGACATTGTCATGCACCAGAAGGTGATGTCCACCCGCCCGAAGGACTCCCACGACATCCTCGGGGTGTACCAACTGGCGGTCGAAGCGCCATACCGACATAGCCCGCCTGTGTCCGGCGAAGAGTTCCTGCCGGCGCTGCAGGAGTGGCACGCTCTCATGTTGCAGGCCCGGCCGGAGGCGAACCCCGGCGGGCTGAAGACAGAAATCAACTATGCCGGGACGACTCAGTTCGTGAACCCTGGGCAGGTTCGCGGAACGTTTGAAGAGGGCTCGCGCCTGGCCATGAGTGTTCCTGAAGGCATTGCGCGGGCGATTTTCTACCTGTTCCTGGTGGCAGAGATTCATCCGTTCGTTGACGGAAACGGTCGGGTTTCACGCCTCGTGATGAACGCGGAACTCTCACGTACAGGGCTGTCCCGCATTATTGTGCCAACCCTCTTTCATCCGCAGTTCGTCGATTGCCTGCGTAAGCTCACCCGCGAGAACGAGCCCGCCGACTACGCGCGCAGTCTTGCAAAAATGGCGCGCTGGTGCGCACAGTTCGACTACGCGAATCTGGACGGCGTCATTGCGAACCTGAAGAAAACGAATGCGATGGAAGAATCACTAACCAAGTTTCAGCTACTCAACATCGACGGCTCACGCATCCTTCCTGAATGA
- a CDS encoding tyrosine-type recombinase/integrase: MTSSQSNVSPLRQRMIDDMRMRQLAPKTQDIYLHIVREFARFLGRSPDTATVEDLRRYQLHLVDHGTSAVSLNHAITGLKFFFTVTLDRPELMVRMHPVRVPRILPVVLSPDEVRRLIEAAGNLKHQTALSVAYGAGLRASEVVALKVTDVDSERMTLRIEQGKGRRDRYAMLSPVLLERLRAWWRVARAQGKMLDGGWLFPGLDPLDQLSTRQLNRAIHAAAEAANIDKRVSMHTLRHSFATHLLEQKVDIRVIQVLLGHAKLENTALYVQVATDLLREVTSPLDRLPSE; the protein is encoded by the coding sequence ATGACCTCCTCACAGTCAAACGTCAGTCCGCTGCGCCAGCGCATGATCGACGACATGCGCATGCGCCAGCTTGCCCCCAAGACGCAGGACATCTATCTGCACATCGTGCGTGAGTTCGCGCGGTTTCTCGGACGCTCACCGGACACGGCCACCGTCGAGGACCTGCGCCGCTACCAGCTCCATCTGGTCGACCACGGCACATCGGCCGTGTCGCTGAACCACGCGATCACCGGCCTGAAGTTCTTCTTCACCGTCACGCTCGACCGGCCCGAGCTGATGGTCAGAATGCATCCCGTGCGCGTGCCCCGCATATTGCCCGTCGTGCTCAGTCCCGATGAGGTCCGGCGCCTCATCGAGGCGGCCGGCAACCTCAAGCACCAGACCGCGCTGTCGGTCGCGTACGGCGCGGGGCTACGCGCCAGCGAAGTGGTCGCGCTGAAGGTCACCGACGTCGACAGCGAACGCATGACACTGCGTATCGAGCAGGGCAAGGGCCGCCGCGACCGCTATGCGATGCTCTCACCGGTGCTGCTCGAGCGTCTGCGTGCGTGGTGGCGCGTGGCGCGTGCGCAGGGCAAGATGCTCGATGGCGGGTGGCTGTTTCCCGGCCTCGATCCGCTCGATCAGTTGAGCACGCGGCAACTGAACCGCGCCATTCATGCCGCCGCCGAGGCTGCGAACATCGACAAGCGCGTGTCCATGCACACGCTTCGGCATAGCTTCGCGACACACTTGCTTGAACAGAAGGTGGACATCCGCGTGATCCAGGTGCTGCTCGGCCATGCGAAGCTCGAGAACACCGCGCTCTACGTCCAGGTGGCCACCGACCTGCTGCGCGAGGTCACCAGTCCGCTGGACCGTCTGCCCTCCGAGTAG
- a CDS encoding IS91 family transposase, with translation MLEVADIFRSHGPAWRATTQLSLGQLKVMSAIERCRTAALGGHVLRCSGCARTEVSFNSCRNRHCPKCQASAAHRWLEARQADLLPVEYFHVVFTLPAPVSAIAWYNKRIIYGLLLDIAFETLRTIAADPKHLGAQIAATLVLHTWGSALTHHPHVHGIVPGGGLSPDGERWIACRPGFFLPVRVLSRLFRRRFLEALEVAHRNGQLQFFGEYTGLADPATFARWLAPLRTCEWVVYAKRPFAGPKAVLEYLSRYTHRVAISNQRLLAFDERGVTFRWKDYRAKGRTRYKTMTLEASEFMRRFLLHVLPGGFHRIRHYGLLANPVRRASLAKVRELLHVAPGIAPSPDTTIATRPVFVCRHCGAPMIVIDVFARSAPIRAPPTHRPHT, from the coding sequence ATGCTGGAGGTTGCGGACATCTTCCGCAGCCACGGGCCAGCGTGGCGGGCCACCACACAGTTGAGCCTGGGGCAGCTGAAGGTCATGTCGGCCATCGAACGGTGCCGCACGGCGGCACTGGGCGGGCATGTGCTGCGCTGTTCAGGCTGCGCAAGGACAGAGGTGTCCTTCAACTCGTGCCGCAACCGGCATTGCCCGAAGTGCCAGGCCAGCGCAGCACACCGCTGGCTGGAGGCACGCCAGGCCGATCTGCTGCCCGTCGAATATTTCCACGTCGTCTTCACGCTGCCCGCGCCCGTCAGCGCCATCGCCTGGTACAACAAGCGGATCATCTACGGCCTGCTGCTCGACATCGCCTTTGAGACGCTGCGCACGATCGCCGCCGATCCCAAACACCTCGGCGCCCAGATCGCGGCCACGCTCGTACTGCATACCTGGGGCTCGGCCCTCACGCATCACCCGCATGTGCACGGCATCGTGCCCGGTGGCGGGCTGTCGCCCGATGGTGAGCGCTGGATCGCCTGCCGGCCCGGCTTCTTCCTGCCGGTGCGCGTGCTCTCACGCCTGTTCCGCCGACGCTTCCTCGAAGCGCTCGAAGTGGCCCACCGCAATGGCCAGCTACAGTTCTTCGGCGAGTACACCGGGCTCGCGGACCCCGCCACCTTTGCCCGGTGGCTGGCACCGCTGCGTACCTGCGAATGGGTGGTCTACGCAAAGCGCCCGTTCGCCGGACCGAAGGCGGTGCTCGAGTACCTCTCACGCTACACGCACCGCGTCGCCATCTCCAACCAGCGTCTGCTCGCCTTCGACGAGCGCGGCGTGACGTTCCGTTGGAAGGACTATCGCGCGAAGGGGCGCACCCGCTACAAAACCATGACGCTAGAGGCTAGCGAATTCATGCGCCGCTTCCTGCTCCATGTGCTGCCCGGTGGTTTCCATCGCATCCGTCACTACGGGCTGCTCGCCAACCCGGTCCGACGCGCCAGTCTCGCCAAAGTGCGCGAGCTGCTGCACGTCGCACCCGGCATCGCCCCGTCACCGGACACCACCATCGCTACCCGGCCCGTCTTCGTCTGCCGCCACTGCGGCGCGCCGATGATCGTCATCGACGTATTCGCGCGCAGCGCCCCAATCCGCGCACCCCCAACGCACCGGCCGCACACATGA
- a CDS encoding tyrosine-type recombinase/integrase encodes MEAPNVVVGHRVPWNKGKLTGQKPPLKLGEIWAIRTRLEMASNLRELAMFNLAIDSKLRACDLTRLQVQDVRHGSHVASRATVMQQKTQRPVQFEITEQTRESLEAWIEARGLKAAGFLFPSRVHTSPHLSTRQYARRVHRWIASIGLDDTAYGTHTMRRTKASLIYRRTKNLRAVQLLLGHSMLESTVRYLGIEVDDALEMAEQTEV; translated from the coding sequence ATGGAAGCCCCGAATGTCGTTGTTGGCCACCGTGTGCCATGGAACAAAGGCAAGCTCACCGGACAGAAGCCGCCATTAAAGCTCGGAGAAATCTGGGCGATCCGGACGAGACTTGAGATGGCGTCAAACCTTCGCGAGCTCGCGATGTTCAATCTCGCAATTGATAGCAAGCTCCGAGCGTGCGACCTTACGCGGTTGCAGGTCCAGGATGTCCGTCACGGCAGCCACGTGGCGTCCAGGGCGACTGTGATGCAGCAGAAGACCCAGCGGCCGGTGCAATTCGAGATCACGGAACAGACCCGTGAGAGCCTCGAGGCATGGATCGAAGCGCGGGGACTGAAGGCGGCGGGTTTTCTGTTCCCGAGCCGGGTGCATACGTCACCACATCTGTCGACGCGGCAATATGCTCGGCGGGTACATCGCTGGATTGCATCGATTGGCCTGGACGACACCGCATACGGTACCCATACGATGCGCCGCACGAAAGCTTCGCTGATCTATCGGCGGACAAAGAACCTTCGGGCGGTGCAGTTGCTGCTCGGACATTCCATGTTGGAGAGTACGGTGCGCTATCTCGGCATTGAGGTCGACGATGCCCTTGAGATGGCGGAGCAGACCGAGGTTTGA
- a CDS encoding type II toxin-antitoxin system HigB family toxin — MRIVAKRTLLDFIARHAQAEQPLLAWHAEASKANWKTPQNIKDQYASASFVGRNRVVFNINGNDFRLIVAVAYQIGVVYVKFVGTHAEYDKVDAVTVEME; from the coding sequence ATGCGAATCGTTGCCAAAAGAACCTTGCTTGACTTCATCGCGCGTCACGCGCAAGCCGAACAGCCGTTGTTGGCGTGGCACGCGGAAGCGTCGAAGGCCAACTGGAAGACTCCGCAGAACATCAAGGACCAGTACGCCAGCGCGAGCTTCGTCGGTCGGAACCGCGTGGTTTTTAACATCAATGGCAACGATTTCCGGTTGATCGTCGCGGTGGCCTACCAGATCGGCGTGGTGTATGTGAAGTTTGTCGGTACGCACGCGGAATACGACAAGGTCGATGCGGTAACCGTAGAAATGGAGTAA
- a CDS encoding helix-turn-helix domain-containing protein yields the protein MDIHPIRTEADYEAALKAVSALVDMDPASGTPEGDELEILAILVEKYEAEHFPMAAPNPIDAIKYRMEQAGLSVRDMQPYIGNSNRVYEVLAGRRALSLGMIRKLHDGLHIPADVLIGIA from the coding sequence ATGGATATTCACCCGATTCGAACCGAGGCCGATTACGAGGCCGCCCTGAAGGCGGTGTCTGCGCTCGTCGACATGGATCCTGCTTCGGGCACGCCGGAAGGCGACGAATTGGAGATTCTGGCGATTCTCGTCGAGAAGTATGAGGCGGAGCACTTCCCGATGGCGGCGCCGAACCCGATCGACGCGATCAAATATCGGATGGAACAGGCGGGGCTGTCGGTGCGCGACATGCAGCCGTACATTGGGAACAGCAACCGCGTGTATGAGGTGCTGGCGGGCCGGCGCGCGTTGAGCCTCGGTATGATCCGCAAGCTGCACGATGGGCTGCATATTCCCGCCGACGTGCTGATCGGAATCGCGTAA
- a CDS encoding HigA family addiction module antitoxin — MTMMHNPAHPGEVLREWIPEDMTVGQAAQALQINRVTLSNVLNGKSGVTASFALRLAAWLGTSPEMWVGMQAQWDLWQALQQPTPKIKPLPRHAA; from the coding sequence ATGACGATGATGCACAATCCTGCGCACCCAGGCGAAGTGCTGCGGGAGTGGATCCCTGAGGACATGACCGTGGGGCAGGCGGCGCAGGCGTTGCAGATCAACCGCGTTACGCTGTCCAACGTGCTGAACGGCAAGTCGGGCGTGACGGCCAGTTTCGCGCTTAGGCTTGCCGCGTGGCTCGGCACGTCGCCCGAAATGTGGGTCGGCATGCAGGCGCAATGGGATTTGTGGCAGGCGCTGCAGCAGCCTACCCCGAAGATTAAACCGCTTCCTCGGCACGCGGCTTGA
- a CDS encoding type II toxin-antitoxin system RelE/ParE family toxin, whose protein sequence is MIKTFRHKGLERFFMKGSKAGIQPHHATRLRIQLTALNSAAKPDDMNAPGWKLHSLEDDLKGHWSIWVNGNWRLTFTFEGTDAILVDYQDYH, encoded by the coding sequence ATGATCAAAACCTTCCGACATAAAGGGCTCGAACGGTTTTTCATGAAAGGCAGCAAAGCTGGAATCCAACCGCATCATGCGACGCGCCTTCGTATCCAGCTAACGGCTCTGAATTCAGCCGCAAAGCCGGACGACATGAACGCTCCGGGCTGGAAATTGCATTCGCTCGAAGACGATCTGAAAGGGCATTGGTCGATTTGGGTCAACGGAAACTGGCGGCTGACCTTCACGTTCGAAGGTACGGACGCAATCCTGGTCGATTACCAGGACTATCATTAA
- a CDS encoding DUF4148 domain-containing protein: MENLLRSRSTLIVSVLWLTGCVAAGVPQSGQHLSPTECRDLAALRSNAPPTMAEHRSELTALRKAGYDPSPFYDDPNYPEDLQAAQRMVDHWFETECQRVQSG, translated from the coding sequence ATGGAAAACCTGCTGCGAAGCCGTTCGACGCTTATCGTGTCCGTGTTGTGGCTGACGGGGTGTGTCGCCGCCGGCGTGCCGCAAAGCGGGCAGCACTTGAGCCCAACGGAGTGTCGCGACTTAGCCGCGCTCAGGAGCAACGCGCCTCCGACCATGGCGGAACATCGCAGCGAGCTTACGGCCCTCAGGAAAGCAGGCTACGACCCGTCACCGTTTTACGACGACCCCAATTACCCAGAGGATCTACAGGCGGCGCAGCGCATGGTTGACCATTGGTTCGAAACGGAATGCCAGCGGGTTCAATCGGGGTGA
- a CDS encoding aminotransferase class V-fold PLP-dependent enzyme encodes MPGLLPHVDREGLLEYSVVYTDRSINHMSQRFQGVMRDISDILKKVYSAKSAVVVPGSGTFGMEAVARQFATNKQCLVIRNGWFSFRWSQIFDMGGIPSESIVLKARPVEQGRQAAYAPPPIEEVVAAIKENKPDLVFAPHVETASGMMLPDVYLRAVSDAVHAVGGMFVLDCIASGTVWVDMQATGVDVLISAPQKGWSASPCCAMVMLSALARERIDGTTSTSFACDLRKWLQIMEAYENGGSAYHATMPTDSLTTLRDVMKETEAYGFDKVKEEQRELGKRVRSLLVGKGFKSVAAEGFQAPGVVVSYTDDDGVRSGKKFADAGLQIAAGVPLQCDEPEDFKTFRIGLFGLEKLHDVDGAVSRLASALDRIL; translated from the coding sequence GTGCCAGGTTTACTTCCTCATGTCGACCGCGAGGGACTCCTCGAGTATTCAGTCGTCTACACCGACCGTTCGATCAATCACATGTCGCAACGCTTTCAAGGCGTCATGCGCGACATCTCCGACATCCTGAAAAAAGTCTACAGCGCGAAGTCGGCCGTTGTCGTCCCCGGCAGCGGGACTTTCGGCATGGAAGCCGTTGCCCGGCAGTTCGCGACGAACAAGCAGTGTCTGGTCATCCGCAACGGTTGGTTCAGTTTCCGCTGGTCGCAGATTTTCGACATGGGCGGCATTCCGTCTGAATCGATCGTATTGAAGGCGCGTCCGGTCGAACAAGGAAGGCAGGCCGCATATGCACCGCCCCCGATCGAAGAGGTAGTCGCTGCGATCAAGGAAAACAAACCGGATCTTGTCTTTGCGCCGCACGTCGAAACCGCATCCGGGATGATGCTGCCTGATGTCTACCTGCGCGCAGTGTCCGACGCGGTGCATGCCGTCGGTGGCATGTTCGTACTGGATTGCATCGCCTCCGGTACGGTGTGGGTCGACATGCAGGCCACCGGCGTCGATGTCCTAATCAGTGCGCCGCAAAAAGGGTGGAGCGCGTCGCCATGCTGCGCGATGGTCATGCTCAGCGCCCTCGCCCGCGAAAGAATCGACGGGACAACCAGCACCAGCTTCGCCTGCGATCTTCGCAAATGGCTGCAGATCATGGAAGCCTATGAGAACGGCGGGTCCGCTTATCACGCCACGATGCCGACGGATAGTCTCACGACGCTACGCGACGTGATGAAGGAAACGGAGGCATACGGATTCGACAAAGTAAAAGAGGAACAGCGTGAACTAGGCAAGCGCGTTCGCTCACTCTTGGTCGGCAAAGGCTTCAAAAGCGTGGCGGCCGAAGGCTTTCAGGCACCGGGCGTCGTGGTCAGCTACACGGACGATGACGGCGTGCGATCCGGCAAGAAATTCGCCGATGCCGGCTTGCAGATCGCGGCCGGCGTTCCCTTGCAATGCGACGAGCCTGAAGATTTCAAGACCTTCCGCATCGGATTGTTCGGCCTTGAAAAACTACATGACGTCGACGGCGCGGTCTCTAGGCTCGCCAGCGCATTGGACCGCATTCTTTGA
- a CDS encoding NADPH-dependent F420 reductase → MSTISIIGTGGMAAAIAGRIAKAGHTVEVISRNPDKARALADQLAAGATAGTYGAAPAGDIVILAVPYTSAAAVVVDYGDALDGKVIIDITNPISPDATGLVTPHGSSGAQEIAKAAPADAQVVKAFNTIFGHVLARGGRLDAFIAADDAQVKARVSTFLESLGLRPLDVGGLHMAQTLEALALMLIGLARNGAGTFDIALNVDIG, encoded by the coding sequence ATGAGCACGATCAGCATCATCGGCACAGGAGGCATGGCTGCGGCGATCGCGGGCCGTATCGCCAAAGCTGGACACACCGTCGAGGTGATCAGCCGCAACCCCGACAAGGCGCGGGCGCTGGCCGACCAGCTTGCAGCCGGAGCGACCGCAGGGACGTACGGCGCCGCGCCGGCGGGCGATATCGTCATCCTCGCCGTGCCGTACACCAGTGCGGCCGCGGTGGTGGTCGATTACGGCGACGCGCTCGACGGCAAGGTGATCATCGACATCACCAACCCGATCTCCCCCGACGCCACGGGCCTCGTCACCCCCCACGGCAGTTCTGGCGCGCAGGAGATCGCCAAGGCCGCCCCTGCCGATGCGCAAGTCGTCAAAGCGTTCAACACCATCTTCGGCCACGTACTTGCTCGGGGCGGACGCCTCGACGCGTTCATCGCGGCCGACGATGCGCAGGTCAAGGCGCGCGTCTCGACTTTCCTCGAGAGTCTCGGCCTGCGTCCGTTGGACGTAGGCGGCCTACACATGGCTCAGACGCTCGAGGCGCTCGCCCTGATGCTCATCGGCCTGGCCCGGAACGGCGCCGGCACCTTCGACATCGCCTTGAACGTCGATATCGGTTGA
- a CDS encoding SDR family oxidoreductase: MHVFVTGGTGHIGSYIIPELIAAGHEVTGLARSDESAAAVSALGAKVRRGDISDLDGLKAAAAESDGVIHVAHRQDLLPSGGIDAVAAAERQIMLAYGEALAGTGKPLVVSGSVGSPGWENLGRPATEEDPALPGGDAYKGTLRVRNVVELTVVGLAQRGVRSSIVRIPPIAHSTTDAGFLPLLIGLAKEKGVIGYPGDGANLWPAVHSRDLATLFRLALEKGPAGKNWHGIEGEGIRFREIAEAIGSRLGVPAVSIPADVLMLPGYFGFLANLVTLDLPASNLITRQTLGWEPAQPGLLDDLDNGHYFPAR; encoded by the coding sequence ATGCACGTTTTCGTCACTGGCGGCACCGGCCATATTGGGTCGTACATCATCCCCGAGCTCATTGCCGCCGGCCACGAGGTTACCGGCTTGGCCAGGTCGGACGAATCCGCGGCGGCAGTATCCGCGCTCGGCGCCAAGGTGCGTCGCGGGGATATTTCCGACCTCGATGGGCTCAAGGCGGCGGCGGCGGAGTCCGACGGCGTCATCCATGTTGCGCACAGGCAAGACCTGCTTCCCTCCGGCGGGATTGACGCCGTGGCCGCCGCGGAGCGCCAGATCATGCTCGCGTACGGCGAGGCACTGGCCGGAACCGGAAAGCCGCTGGTCGTGTCGGGAAGCGTTGGCTCGCCCGGGTGGGAAAACCTGGGCCGGCCAGCCACCGAGGAGGACCCGGCTCTTCCCGGCGGCGATGCATACAAGGGTACCCTGCGGGTTCGTAACGTCGTGGAGCTCACCGTAGTCGGCCTCGCGCAGCGGGGCGTGCGGTCTTCGATCGTGCGGATTCCTCCGATCGCGCACAGCACGACCGATGCCGGCTTCCTCCCGCTGCTGATTGGGCTCGCGAAGGAGAAAGGCGTCATCGGCTACCCCGGAGACGGCGCGAACCTGTGGCCGGCCGTGCACAGCCGCGACCTCGCAACCTTGTTCCGCCTCGCGCTGGAGAAGGGTCCGGCCGGCAAAAATTGGCACGGGATCGAGGGCGAGGGCATCCGGTTCCGCGAGATCGCCGAGGCCATTGGCAGCCGTCTGGGCGTGCCGGCCGTGAGCATTCCCGCGGACGTACTGATGCTGCCGGGATACTTTGGGTTCCTTGCGAATTTGGTCACGCTGGACCTCCCGGCGTCCAACCTCATCACCCGCCAGACCCTCGGCTGGGAACCCGCACAGCCGGGCCTGCTCGACGACCTCGACAACGGCCACTACTTCCCTGCCCGTTGA
- a CDS encoding winged helix-turn-helix transcriptional regulator, which produces MKATSKEDVRSHCAVNYGVEIFGDRWSLLIIRDIVFAGKKTYGEFLKSEEGIATNVLASRLAFLDEQGILSRAPSPDDGRKDFYTLTEKGLDLIPIVLNIVLWSAKHDSKSYVRHRKEFVARLSRNPKQVSEDVKALVRNGGCIFPESQE; this is translated from the coding sequence ATGAAGGCGACATCTAAAGAAGACGTTCGGTCCCATTGCGCAGTGAACTACGGCGTGGAGATCTTCGGCGACCGGTGGTCGCTCTTGATCATTCGCGACATCGTTTTTGCTGGCAAGAAGACGTATGGCGAGTTCCTGAAATCGGAAGAGGGAATCGCGACCAATGTGCTTGCTTCCCGCCTTGCCTTTCTTGATGAGCAAGGAATTCTCTCGAGGGCACCCAGCCCCGACGATGGGCGCAAGGACTTCTACACGCTGACCGAGAAGGGCCTGGACCTCATTCCCATCGTGCTTAACATAGTCCTTTGGAGCGCGAAGCACGATTCGAAGTCGTACGTGCGGCACCGCAAGGAGTTCGTTGCTCGATTGAGTCGAAACCCCAAGCAGGTGAGCGAAGACGTGAAGGCGCTGGTCCGCAATGGCGGATGTATCTTTCCTGAAAGCCAGGAATGA